Part of the Leptolyngbya iicbica LK genome is shown below.
AAATCAGCGCCTCTATAAATGCCAGGAGTCCCAGCTTGCTAAAGGCCACCGCCCAGGGATACAAAAACACTGTTTCAACGTCAAAAATGACAAATACCAGGGCAAACATGTAATAACGGATGTTGAATTGAATCCACGCTCCGCCAATGGGCTCCATCCCCGATTCATAAGTAGTTCGACGACTCGCCCCTTCTCGCTTGGGTCGCAAAAAGTAAGCGATGCCAAGGGCCAAAATCGGTACTGAACCACATAAGAGGAGAAAGACTAAGAGGTATTCGTATCCGGTTAAGACAAACACTGCGTATCCTCACTCACGATCGCACACAGTCTTTTGCTGTACGCATTTCCATATTAGTTTACATTTGCTTGAACTTCAGACCGTTGCGCGCCGTGAGTGTTTTGCAGTTTCCATGCGGGTGATTAGGCAGTCTCATCATTGAGCCACAGCAAAATTGGCGCGGTTGATCACGACCTTCAAAATTGACCTGGTAACAAGTAAGGTTCAGCGCCATGTCATAATTGGTAAGAAATATTGCAATTTTTCATAATCAGCCTTCAGCGGTCTAATGAAGACTAGCTGGCTGATGTTGCTTGTAGAGCCGTCGAGGGAAATTAGTGATGTCGCCTGAGCCTAATCAGCAAGTTGAGCCGAGCAGCCCGCTTGATGACCAATCGGTTGATCAGCAAAATGCCACACCGATTGAGGAGACAAACGCCGATTCGGCAGCCGAGCCGGACAAGCCGTTAACTCCACGGGAAATGGATCGATTTGAGTGTATGGCCTGTGGTTATACCTATGAGCCGACCAAAGGGGACGATCGCAGCGGGATTAAAGCCGGTGTGCCATTTCAAGACGTACCGCTGAATTGGCGATGTCCGGTTTGCGGAGCCCAGAAAAAGCGTTTTGCCAATGTTGGGCCAGCTGGCACCCCCTCGGGCTTTAAAGAAAATCTGAATTATGGCTTGGGCGTGAATACCTTGACGCCTGGTCAGAAGAATATTCTGATTTTTGGAGCCTTAGCAGTTGGTTTTTTCTTCTTTATTAGCCTTTATGGTTTGCGATAACTCCAGGGCGCCCAGAGTTAAAGATACGAACGTTGATGTTGTTACGGCTGAGGATGGTGAGGCTAGCATGGGTGGTTTATTAGTTCATTTACGAAAGTTTGGGGCGATTGTGGCGATCGCTTTTCTGTGTTTCGGGTGCAGCAATGCGTTTTTGCCCGACCTCGAAAACAATCCTTGGGAGGTCGTGCATCTGGATACAGAGGCGACGTTCTCTGACATTGCTTTTACCGATGATGCTGATCACGGCTGGCTGGTGGGCAGTCGCAGCACCCTGATGGAAACCCGTGACGGTGGCAAAACCTGGGCCCAGCGATCGCTCGACCTGGGAGATAAAGGGTTTACCTTTACCTCCGTGAGTTTTGTGGGCAATGAAGGTTGGGTCGCTGGCCAACCCCAAATTCTGCTCCACACCACGAATGGGGGCGACACTTGGGAACGGGTCCCCCTGAGCGACAAATTACCCGGTAAGCCTTTCCTCATTACGGCCCTAGCAGATAAAGAAGCTGAGTTGGCCACCGATGTAGGCGCCATTTATCGCACCCGCGATGGTGGCCAGAACTGGAAAGGGCTCGTATTAGGGGCTGTAGGCGTTGTCCGCAACATGAGTCGGAGTCCCGACGGCAGCTACGCGGCCGTCTCTTCACGGGGCAACTTTTACTCTCTGTGGTCCCCTGGCGATTTGGAATGGCGTCCTTTCAACCGTGAGAGCTCTCGCCGCTTGCAAAATATTGGTTTTGACCAAGATGGTGGCTTATGGCTGCTAGAACGGGGCGGACAGATTCAGTTTTCGCTCACGGGCGAAGAGGAAGATTGGCAGGAGCCGATCACCCCTGAGTTAGCTA
Proteins encoded:
- a CDS encoding NAD(P)H-quinone oxidoreductase subunit 3; translated protein: MFVLTGYEYLLVFLLLCGSVPILALGIAYFLRPKREGASRRTTYESGMEPIGGAWIQFNIRYYMFALVFVIFDVETVFLYPWAVAFSKLGLLAFIEALIFIAILVVGLVYAWRKGALEWS
- a CDS encoding rubredoxin is translated as MSPEPNQQVEPSSPLDDQSVDQQNATPIEETNADSAAEPDKPLTPREMDRFECMACGYTYEPTKGDDRSGIKAGVPFQDVPLNWRCPVCGAQKKRFANVGPAGTPSGFKENLNYGLGVNTLTPGQKNILIFGALAVGFFFFISLYGLR
- a CDS encoding photosynthesis system II assembly factor Ycf48, whose translation is MGGLLVHLRKFGAIVAIAFLCFGCSNAFLPDLENNPWEVVHLDTEATFSDIAFTDDADHGWLVGSRSTLMETRDGGKTWAQRSLDLGDKGFTFTSVSFVGNEGWVAGQPQILLHTTNGGDTWERVPLSDKLPGKPFLITALADKEAELATDVGAIYRTRDGGQNWKGLVLGAVGVVRNMSRSPDGSYAAVSSRGNFYSLWSPGDLEWRPFNRESSRRLQNIGFDQDGGLWLLERGGQIQFSLTGEEEDWQEPITPELATSWGFLDAAFRTSEELWVSGGSGTLYFSPDDGLTWFKDADVDQVPSNLYRIIFNTPDQGFILGQNGYLLRYAGAQAA